The Parambassis ranga chromosome 19, fParRan2.1, whole genome shotgun sequence genome contains a region encoding:
- the myrf gene encoding myelin regulatory factor isoform X6 encodes MDVVDETEALQRFFEGHDITSSLEPANIDTSILEEYISKEDDSTDICFSEVHSTPGPNYSSPQAGVSSSGGLVSGVSPPIPQRQGAPPPGPPICQNTYPPGPSLGLRHSYPCLGQQQHQHQQQPQQQGHVKPEHRGHYAPGTLPESPPDSSSEPYSPQQVNDPHMIRTMTPENMCHMTPTPPLPQHGHYSNMHRDMYLKPEPMISQYPIGPATSGGGDIQQTQMLHQLLQHPQGQDIPVHQAKKRKHSDSPNSTLNSQILTGLMQDADNAYLDPNYQCIKWQPHQQNKWTPLYDANCKELPMPTYRVDADKGFNFSLADDAFVCQKKNHFQVTVYIGMLGDPKYIKTSEGLQPIDCFYLKLHGVKVEAMNQSISVEQSQSDRSKRPFKPVLVTLPPEQVTKVTVGRLHFSETTANNMRKKGKPNPDQRYFMLVVALHAQSHSQSYTVAAQVSERIIVRVTSGHASNPGQFESDNEVLWQRGQLPDSVYHHGRVGINTDRPDEALVVHGNLKVMGSLVHPSDIRAKENVQEVDTTDNLKRISQMRLVQYQYKPEFAATVGIENTAETGVIAQEVQQILPEAVKEGGDVVCANGETIPNLLVVNKERIFMENVGAVKELCKLTDNLETRIDELERWSRKLAKLRRLDSMKSTVSGGTVSQSGSYFSRTGSGPLKKKPVKPGSKNSLPDQGCISQRFMQGTILALVIVMAFSVISMSILYVLTLHHRGDVTEKDGSRAALGSSRKSPYTPPSTTPTPACCSTTAVSNQSDPVLILNNNQSSPGLGSLFPTPGTINKKAKSRPMDKDGHNRNRLSHTSAPMYFAKSKRPVSTDLEGVGATNRLPGGQQPAPRRQRSLHTKGGKSAPSLSGVYIMETNQEITTHSCATAESCSYTVSLHGKRNSSISQITLHMKSTNSVWVRQCGNTKGRLCPNHTETETYSEQSTTTKGTHHLWSVPLLSFQDITYHFRVSMTSEVSCATEGKTSSFSDYHFVIQSSCV; translated from the exons GTCATGATATTACCAGTTCTCTGGAGCCAGCCAACATCGACACCAGTATCCTGGAAGAGTACATCAGCAAAGAGGACGATAGCACTGACAT CTGTTTCTCAGAGGTCCACAGCACCCCGGGACCAAATTACTCATCTCCCCAGGCAGGAGTGTCCTCCTCCGGAGGGTTGGTGTCTGGAGTGAGCCCCCCTATTCCACAACGCCAAGGAGCCCCTCCACCAGGGCCCCCCATCTGTCAGAACACCTACCCCCCAGGACCATCCCTGGGCCTCCGACACAGCTACCCCTGCCTGGGACAACAGCAGcaccaacaccagcagcagccgcagcagcagggTCACGTCAAGCCTGAGCACAGAGGCCATTACGCTCCAGG GACACTGCCTGAGTCCCCTCCAGATTCCAGCTCAGAGCCATACTCTCCTCAACAGGTGAATG ATCCTCACATGATCAGGACCATGACACCAGAGAACATGTGTCACATGACTCCAACACCACCACTGCCACAACATGGGCACTATTCCAACATGCATCGGGACATGTACCTAAAGCCAGAGCCCATGATTTCACAGTATCCGATTGGACCAGCTACAAGCGGGGGTGGAGACATTCAGCAGACGCAGATGCtccatcagctcctgcagcatCCTCAGGGCCAAGA CATCCCTGTTCATCAGGCGAAGAAGAGGAAGCACTCTGACTCTCCAAACAGCACCTTGAATTCCCAAATCCTCACAG GTTTAATGCAGGATGCAGACAACGCTTACCTGGACCCAAATTATCAATGCATTAAGTGGCAGCCTCACCAGCAGAACAAGTGGACCCCGTTATATGATGCCAACTGCAAAGAGCT TCCCATGCCAACCTATCGTGTTGATGCTGACAAAGGCTTCAACTTCTCCCTGGCTGATGATGCCTTTGTCTGCCAAAAGAAGAACCACTTCCAGGTCACAGTGTACATCGGCATGCTCGGAGATCCCAAGTACATCAAGACCAGTGAGGGACTGCAGCCCATTGACTGCTTCTATCTTAAACTCCATGGAGTCAAG GTGGAAGCCATGAATCAGTCCATCAGTGTAGAGCAGTCCCAGTCTGACCGCAGCAAGAGACCCTTCAAACCAGTGCT TGTCACGTTGCCCCCAGAGCAGGTCACAAAGGTCACAGTGGGTCGGCTCCACTTCAGTGAGACCACAGCAAACAACATGAGGAAGAAGGGCAAACCAAATCCTGATCAGAG ATATTTCATGCTGGTGGTGGCGCTGCACGCACAGTCCCACAGTCAAAGCTACACTGTGGCTGCTCAAGTGTCTGAGAGGATCATCGTCAGGGTAACGTCTGGCCAT GCATCCAACCCAGGACAATTTGAAAGTGACAACGAGGTGCTGTGGCAGCGCGGCCAACTGCCAGACTCTGTCTACCACCACGGCAGAGTTGGTATCAATACAGACCGCCCAGACGAGGCCCTTGTtgtccatggcaacctgaaggTCATGGGCTCTCTGGTCCACCCTTCAGACATCAGGGCCAAAGAGAATGTCCAGGAG GTCGACACCACAGACAATTTAAAACGGATTTCTCAGATGAGGCTGGTCCAGTATCAGTACAAGCCTGAGTTTGCTGCCACAGTGGGCATAGAGAACACTGCAGAGACTG GAGTGATTGCCCAAGAGGTTCAACAAATCTTGCCTGAAGCAGTGAAAGAGGGGGGTGATGTTGTGTGCGCCAATGGAGAAACTATTCCCAACCTGTTAGTTGTCAACAAG GAACGTATTTTCATGGAGAACGTGGGAGCAGTGAAGGAGCTGTGCAAGCTGACGGACAACCTGGAAACTCGTATTGATGAACTGGAGCGCTGGAGTCGCAAACTGGCCAAGCTGCGTCGTCTTGACAGCATGAAGAGCACTGTGAGCGGAGGCACAGTCAG CCAATCGGGAAGTTATTTTAGCAGGACAGGAAGTggtccactgaagaagaagccAGTCAAACCTGGGAGCAAG AACTCACTTCCGGATCAGGGCTGCATCAGTCAGAGGTTCATGCAGGGGACCATCCTGGCACTGGTCATTGTCATGGCCTTCAG TGTCATTTCCATGTCCATTCTCTATGTGCTCACTCTTCACCACAGAGGAGACGTCACAGAGAAAGATGG GTCAAGAGCTGCACTGGGATCCTCACGCAAAAGCCCATACACTCCCCCATCCACCACCCCCACACCAG CTTGCTGTTCAACCACAGCTGTAAGCAACCAATCAGATCCTGTGTTAATATTGAACAATAACCAGTCTTCACCAG GTTTAGGCAGCCTGTTTCCCACACCAGGCACCATTAATAAGAAGGCCAAATCCAGACCAATGGACAAGGATGGCCACAACAGAAACCGTCTAAGTCACACCTCAGCCCCCATGTACTTTGCTAAGTCCAAAAGGCCAGTCTCTACGGACCTGGAGGGAGTAGGAGCCACCAACCGTCTGCCTGGGGGGCAGCAGCCAGCACCGCGCAGGCAGCGCAGCCTACACACAAAGG gggGAAAGTCAGCACCATCCCTCAGTGGTGTATATATCATGGAGACAAACCAGGAGATCACTACGCACAGTTGTGcaacagcagagagctgcag CTACACGGTATCACTCCATGGAAAAAGAAATTCCTCTATTTCACAAATCACTTTACACATGAA gtcCACAAACAGCGTGTGGGTTCGACAGTGTGGAAACACCAAGGGGCGTTTATGCCCCAACCACACAGAAACCGAGACCTACAGTGAACAAAGTACCACAACAAAG GGGACTCATCACCTGTGGTCAGTTCCCTTGCTGTCTTTCCAGGACATCACCTATCACTTCCGTGTCTCCATGACG agtGAAGTGAGTTGTGCCACTGAAGGAAAAACCTCTTCCTTCTCTGACTACCATTTTGTCAttcagagcagctgtgtgtga
- the myrf gene encoding myelin regulatory factor isoform X7 produces the protein MLWLRAGHDITSSLEPANIDTSILEEYISKEDDSTDICFSEVHSTPGPNYSSPQAGVSSSGGLVSGVSPPIPQRQGAPPPGPPICQNTYPPGPSLGLRHSYPCLGQQQHQHQQQPQQQGHVKPEHRGHYAPGTLPESPPDSSSEPYSPQQVNDPHMIRTMTPENMCHMTPTPPLPQHGHYSNMHRDMYLKPEPMISQYPIGPATSGGGDIQQTQMLHQLLQHPQGQDSIPVHQAKKRKHSDSPNSTLNSQILTGIIKQEPGLMQDADNAYLDPNYQCIKWQPHQQNKWTPLYDANCKELPMPTYRVDADKGFNFSLADDAFVCQKKNHFQVTVYIGMLGDPKYIKTSEGLQPIDCFYLKLHGVKVEAMNQSISVEQSQSDRSKRPFKPVLVTLPPEQVTKVTVGRLHFSETTANNMRKKGKPNPDQRYFMLVVALHAQSHSQSYTVAAQVSERIIVRVTSGHASNPGQFESDNEVLWQRGQLPDSVYHHGRVGINTDRPDEALVVHGNLKVMGSLVHPSDIRAKENVQEVDTTDNLKRISQMRLVQYQYKPEFAATVGIENTAETGVIAQEVQQILPEAVKEGGDVVCANGETIPNLLVVNKERIFMENVGAVKELCKLTDNLETRIDELERWSRKLAKLRRLDSMKSTVSGGTVSQSGSYFSRTGSGPLKKKPVKPGSKNSLPDQGCISQRFMQGTILALVIVMAFSVISMSILYVLTLHHRGDVTEKDGSRAALGSSRKSPYTPPSTTPTPACCSTTAVSNQSDPVLILNNNQSSPGLGSLFPTPGTINKKAKSRPMDKDGHNRNRLSHTSAPMYFAKSKRPVSTDLEGVGATNRLPGGQQPAPRRQRSLHTKGGKSAPSLSGVYIMETNQEITTHSCATAESCSYTVSLHGKRNSSISQITLHMKSTNSVWVRQCGNTKGRLCPNHTETETYSEQSTTTKGTHHLWSVPLLSFQDITYHFRVSMTSEVSCATEGKTSSFSDYHFVIQSSCV, from the exons ATGCTTTGGCTACGTGCAG GTCATGATATTACCAGTTCTCTGGAGCCAGCCAACATCGACACCAGTATCCTGGAAGAGTACATCAGCAAAGAGGACGATAGCACTGACAT CTGTTTCTCAGAGGTCCACAGCACCCCGGGACCAAATTACTCATCTCCCCAGGCAGGAGTGTCCTCCTCCGGAGGGTTGGTGTCTGGAGTGAGCCCCCCTATTCCACAACGCCAAGGAGCCCCTCCACCAGGGCCCCCCATCTGTCAGAACACCTACCCCCCAGGACCATCCCTGGGCCTCCGACACAGCTACCCCTGCCTGGGACAACAGCAGcaccaacaccagcagcagccgcagcagcagggTCACGTCAAGCCTGAGCACAGAGGCCATTACGCTCCAGG GACACTGCCTGAGTCCCCTCCAGATTCCAGCTCAGAGCCATACTCTCCTCAACAGGTGAATG ATCCTCACATGATCAGGACCATGACACCAGAGAACATGTGTCACATGACTCCAACACCACCACTGCCACAACATGGGCACTATTCCAACATGCATCGGGACATGTACCTAAAGCCAGAGCCCATGATTTCACAGTATCCGATTGGACCAGCTACAAGCGGGGGTGGAGACATTCAGCAGACGCAGATGCtccatcagctcctgcagcatCCTCAGGGCCAAGA CAGCATCCCTGTTCATCAGGCGAAGAAGAGGAAGCACTCTGACTCTCCAAACAGCACCTTGAATTCCCAAATCCTCACAGGTATCATCAAACAAGAACCAG GTTTAATGCAGGATGCAGACAACGCTTACCTGGACCCAAATTATCAATGCATTAAGTGGCAGCCTCACCAGCAGAACAAGTGGACCCCGTTATATGATGCCAACTGCAAAGAGCT TCCCATGCCAACCTATCGTGTTGATGCTGACAAAGGCTTCAACTTCTCCCTGGCTGATGATGCCTTTGTCTGCCAAAAGAAGAACCACTTCCAGGTCACAGTGTACATCGGCATGCTCGGAGATCCCAAGTACATCAAGACCAGTGAGGGACTGCAGCCCATTGACTGCTTCTATCTTAAACTCCATGGAGTCAAG GTGGAAGCCATGAATCAGTCCATCAGTGTAGAGCAGTCCCAGTCTGACCGCAGCAAGAGACCCTTCAAACCAGTGCT TGTCACGTTGCCCCCAGAGCAGGTCACAAAGGTCACAGTGGGTCGGCTCCACTTCAGTGAGACCACAGCAAACAACATGAGGAAGAAGGGCAAACCAAATCCTGATCAGAG ATATTTCATGCTGGTGGTGGCGCTGCACGCACAGTCCCACAGTCAAAGCTACACTGTGGCTGCTCAAGTGTCTGAGAGGATCATCGTCAGGGTAACGTCTGGCCAT GCATCCAACCCAGGACAATTTGAAAGTGACAACGAGGTGCTGTGGCAGCGCGGCCAACTGCCAGACTCTGTCTACCACCACGGCAGAGTTGGTATCAATACAGACCGCCCAGACGAGGCCCTTGTtgtccatggcaacctgaaggTCATGGGCTCTCTGGTCCACCCTTCAGACATCAGGGCCAAAGAGAATGTCCAGGAG GTCGACACCACAGACAATTTAAAACGGATTTCTCAGATGAGGCTGGTCCAGTATCAGTACAAGCCTGAGTTTGCTGCCACAGTGGGCATAGAGAACACTGCAGAGACTG GAGTGATTGCCCAAGAGGTTCAACAAATCTTGCCTGAAGCAGTGAAAGAGGGGGGTGATGTTGTGTGCGCCAATGGAGAAACTATTCCCAACCTGTTAGTTGTCAACAAG GAACGTATTTTCATGGAGAACGTGGGAGCAGTGAAGGAGCTGTGCAAGCTGACGGACAACCTGGAAACTCGTATTGATGAACTGGAGCGCTGGAGTCGCAAACTGGCCAAGCTGCGTCGTCTTGACAGCATGAAGAGCACTGTGAGCGGAGGCACAGTCAG CCAATCGGGAAGTTATTTTAGCAGGACAGGAAGTggtccactgaagaagaagccAGTCAAACCTGGGAGCAAG AACTCACTTCCGGATCAGGGCTGCATCAGTCAGAGGTTCATGCAGGGGACCATCCTGGCACTGGTCATTGTCATGGCCTTCAG TGTCATTTCCATGTCCATTCTCTATGTGCTCACTCTTCACCACAGAGGAGACGTCACAGAGAAAGATGG GTCAAGAGCTGCACTGGGATCCTCACGCAAAAGCCCATACACTCCCCCATCCACCACCCCCACACCAG CTTGCTGTTCAACCACAGCTGTAAGCAACCAATCAGATCCTGTGTTAATATTGAACAATAACCAGTCTTCACCAG GTTTAGGCAGCCTGTTTCCCACACCAGGCACCATTAATAAGAAGGCCAAATCCAGACCAATGGACAAGGATGGCCACAACAGAAACCGTCTAAGTCACACCTCAGCCCCCATGTACTTTGCTAAGTCCAAAAGGCCAGTCTCTACGGACCTGGAGGGAGTAGGAGCCACCAACCGTCTGCCTGGGGGGCAGCAGCCAGCACCGCGCAGGCAGCGCAGCCTACACACAAAGG gggGAAAGTCAGCACCATCCCTCAGTGGTGTATATATCATGGAGACAAACCAGGAGATCACTACGCACAGTTGTGcaacagcagagagctgcag CTACACGGTATCACTCCATGGAAAAAGAAATTCCTCTATTTCACAAATCACTTTACACATGAA gtcCACAAACAGCGTGTGGGTTCGACAGTGTGGAAACACCAAGGGGCGTTTATGCCCCAACCACACAGAAACCGAGACCTACAGTGAACAAAGTACCACAACAAAG GGGACTCATCACCTGTGGTCAGTTCCCTTGCTGTCTTTCCAGGACATCACCTATCACTTCCGTGTCTCCATGACG agtGAAGTGAGTTGTGCCACTGAAGGAAAAACCTCTTCCTTCTCTGACTACCATTTTGTCAttcagagcagctgtgtgtga
- the myrf gene encoding myelin regulatory factor isoform X3 yields the protein MDVVDETEALQRFFEGHDITSSLEPANIDTSILEEYISKEDDSTDICFSEVHSTPGPNYSSPQAGVSSSGGLVSGVSPPIPQRQGAPPPGPPICQNTYPPGPSLGLRHSYPCLGQQQHQHQQQPQQQGHVKPEHRGHYAPGTLPESPPDSSSEPYSPQQVNDPHMIRTMTPENMCHMTPTPPLPQHGHYSNMHRDMYLKPEPMISQYPIGPATSGGGDIQQTQMLHQLLQHPQGQDSIPVHQAKKRKHSDSPNSTLNSQILTGIIKQEPGLMQDADNAYLDPNYQCIKWQPHQQNKWTPLYDANCKELPMPTYRVDADKGFNFSLADDAFVCQKKNHFQVTVYIGMLGDPKYIKTSEGLQPIDCFYLKLHGVKVEAMNQSISVEQSQSDRSKRPFKPVLVTLPPEQVTKVTVGRLHFSETTANNMRKKGKPNPDQRYFMLVVALHAQSHSQSYTVAAQVSERIIVRASNPGQFESDNEVLWQRGQLPDSVYHHGRVGINTDRPDEALVVHGNLKVMGSLVHPSDIRAKENVQEVDTTDNLKRISQMRLVQYQYKPEFAATVGIENTAETGVIAQEVQQILPEAVKEGGDVVCANGETIPNLLVVNKERIFMENVGAVKELCKLTDNLETRIDELERWSRKLAKLRRLDSMKSTVSGGTVSQSGSYFSRTGSGPLKKKPVKPGSKNSLPDQGCISQRFMQGTILALVIVMAFSVISMSILYVLTLHHRGDVTEKDGSRAALGSSRKSPYTPPSTTPTPACCSTTAVSNQSDPVLILNNNQSSPGLGSLFPTPGTINKKAKSRPMDKDGHNRNRLSHTSAPMYFAKSKRPVSTDLEGVGATNRLPGGQQPAPRRQRSLHTKGGKSAPSLSGVYIMETNQEITTHSCATAESCSYTVSLHGKRNSSISQITLHMKSTNSVWVRQCGNTKGRLCPNHTETETYSEQSTTTKGTHHLWSVPLLSFQDITYHFRVSMTSEVSCATEGKTSSFSDYHFVIQSSCV from the exons GTCATGATATTACCAGTTCTCTGGAGCCAGCCAACATCGACACCAGTATCCTGGAAGAGTACATCAGCAAAGAGGACGATAGCACTGACAT CTGTTTCTCAGAGGTCCACAGCACCCCGGGACCAAATTACTCATCTCCCCAGGCAGGAGTGTCCTCCTCCGGAGGGTTGGTGTCTGGAGTGAGCCCCCCTATTCCACAACGCCAAGGAGCCCCTCCACCAGGGCCCCCCATCTGTCAGAACACCTACCCCCCAGGACCATCCCTGGGCCTCCGACACAGCTACCCCTGCCTGGGACAACAGCAGcaccaacaccagcagcagccgcagcagcagggTCACGTCAAGCCTGAGCACAGAGGCCATTACGCTCCAGG GACACTGCCTGAGTCCCCTCCAGATTCCAGCTCAGAGCCATACTCTCCTCAACAGGTGAATG ATCCTCACATGATCAGGACCATGACACCAGAGAACATGTGTCACATGACTCCAACACCACCACTGCCACAACATGGGCACTATTCCAACATGCATCGGGACATGTACCTAAAGCCAGAGCCCATGATTTCACAGTATCCGATTGGACCAGCTACAAGCGGGGGTGGAGACATTCAGCAGACGCAGATGCtccatcagctcctgcagcatCCTCAGGGCCAAGA CAGCATCCCTGTTCATCAGGCGAAGAAGAGGAAGCACTCTGACTCTCCAAACAGCACCTTGAATTCCCAAATCCTCACAGGTATCATCAAACAAGAACCAG GTTTAATGCAGGATGCAGACAACGCTTACCTGGACCCAAATTATCAATGCATTAAGTGGCAGCCTCACCAGCAGAACAAGTGGACCCCGTTATATGATGCCAACTGCAAAGAGCT TCCCATGCCAACCTATCGTGTTGATGCTGACAAAGGCTTCAACTTCTCCCTGGCTGATGATGCCTTTGTCTGCCAAAAGAAGAACCACTTCCAGGTCACAGTGTACATCGGCATGCTCGGAGATCCCAAGTACATCAAGACCAGTGAGGGACTGCAGCCCATTGACTGCTTCTATCTTAAACTCCATGGAGTCAAG GTGGAAGCCATGAATCAGTCCATCAGTGTAGAGCAGTCCCAGTCTGACCGCAGCAAGAGACCCTTCAAACCAGTGCT TGTCACGTTGCCCCCAGAGCAGGTCACAAAGGTCACAGTGGGTCGGCTCCACTTCAGTGAGACCACAGCAAACAACATGAGGAAGAAGGGCAAACCAAATCCTGATCAGAG ATATTTCATGCTGGTGGTGGCGCTGCACGCACAGTCCCACAGTCAAAGCTACACTGTGGCTGCTCAAGTGTCTGAGAGGATCATCGTCAGG GCATCCAACCCAGGACAATTTGAAAGTGACAACGAGGTGCTGTGGCAGCGCGGCCAACTGCCAGACTCTGTCTACCACCACGGCAGAGTTGGTATCAATACAGACCGCCCAGACGAGGCCCTTGTtgtccatggcaacctgaaggTCATGGGCTCTCTGGTCCACCCTTCAGACATCAGGGCCAAAGAGAATGTCCAGGAG GTCGACACCACAGACAATTTAAAACGGATTTCTCAGATGAGGCTGGTCCAGTATCAGTACAAGCCTGAGTTTGCTGCCACAGTGGGCATAGAGAACACTGCAGAGACTG GAGTGATTGCCCAAGAGGTTCAACAAATCTTGCCTGAAGCAGTGAAAGAGGGGGGTGATGTTGTGTGCGCCAATGGAGAAACTATTCCCAACCTGTTAGTTGTCAACAAG GAACGTATTTTCATGGAGAACGTGGGAGCAGTGAAGGAGCTGTGCAAGCTGACGGACAACCTGGAAACTCGTATTGATGAACTGGAGCGCTGGAGTCGCAAACTGGCCAAGCTGCGTCGTCTTGACAGCATGAAGAGCACTGTGAGCGGAGGCACAGTCAG CCAATCGGGAAGTTATTTTAGCAGGACAGGAAGTggtccactgaagaagaagccAGTCAAACCTGGGAGCAAG AACTCACTTCCGGATCAGGGCTGCATCAGTCAGAGGTTCATGCAGGGGACCATCCTGGCACTGGTCATTGTCATGGCCTTCAG TGTCATTTCCATGTCCATTCTCTATGTGCTCACTCTTCACCACAGAGGAGACGTCACAGAGAAAGATGG GTCAAGAGCTGCACTGGGATCCTCACGCAAAAGCCCATACACTCCCCCATCCACCACCCCCACACCAG CTTGCTGTTCAACCACAGCTGTAAGCAACCAATCAGATCCTGTGTTAATATTGAACAATAACCAGTCTTCACCAG GTTTAGGCAGCCTGTTTCCCACACCAGGCACCATTAATAAGAAGGCCAAATCCAGACCAATGGACAAGGATGGCCACAACAGAAACCGTCTAAGTCACACCTCAGCCCCCATGTACTTTGCTAAGTCCAAAAGGCCAGTCTCTACGGACCTGGAGGGAGTAGGAGCCACCAACCGTCTGCCTGGGGGGCAGCAGCCAGCACCGCGCAGGCAGCGCAGCCTACACACAAAGG gggGAAAGTCAGCACCATCCCTCAGTGGTGTATATATCATGGAGACAAACCAGGAGATCACTACGCACAGTTGTGcaacagcagagagctgcag CTACACGGTATCACTCCATGGAAAAAGAAATTCCTCTATTTCACAAATCACTTTACACATGAA gtcCACAAACAGCGTGTGGGTTCGACAGTGTGGAAACACCAAGGGGCGTTTATGCCCCAACCACACAGAAACCGAGACCTACAGTGAACAAAGTACCACAACAAAG GGGACTCATCACCTGTGGTCAGTTCCCTTGCTGTCTTTCCAGGACATCACCTATCACTTCCGTGTCTCCATGACG agtGAAGTGAGTTGTGCCACTGAAGGAAAAACCTCTTCCTTCTCTGACTACCATTTTGTCAttcagagcagctgtgtgtga